One Paraburkholderia phytofirmans OLGA172 genomic window carries:
- the carA gene encoding glutamine-hydrolyzing carbamoyl-phosphate synthase small subunit, whose product MLPSFSPALLALADGTVFRGYSIGAPGHTIGEVVFNTAITGYQEILTDPSYARQIVTLTYPHIGNVGVNAEDVEATKVHAAGLIIRDLPVLASNFRMERTLPQYLKDEGVVAIAGLDTRMLTRVLRDKGAQNGAILAGSDDEAKAIELARSFPGLSGMDLAKVVSTKETYEWTQTEWRLGTGYGTQNAPKYRVVAFDYGVKYNILRMLAERGCHVTVLPAEASAADALALNPDGIFLSNGPGDPEPCDYAIRATKELIERGIPTFGICLGHQIMGLAVGAKTMKMKTGHHGANHPVKDLDDGRVVITSQNHGFAVDADTLPANAKVTHISLFDGTLQGFALTDKPAFCFQGHPEASPGPHDIAYLFDRFTALMDTKKAGKTAAA is encoded by the coding sequence GTGTTGCCGTCATTTTCTCCCGCTCTGCTCGCGCTCGCCGACGGCACGGTCTTTCGTGGTTACTCGATCGGCGCCCCCGGGCATACGATCGGCGAAGTCGTGTTCAACACCGCTATCACCGGCTATCAGGAAATCCTGACCGACCCGAGCTACGCGCGCCAGATCGTGACCCTCACGTATCCGCATATCGGTAACGTCGGCGTGAATGCCGAAGACGTCGAAGCCACGAAAGTCCATGCCGCCGGCCTGATCATCCGCGATCTGCCGGTTCTCGCGTCGAATTTCCGCATGGAGCGCACGCTCCCGCAATACCTGAAGGACGAAGGCGTGGTCGCCATCGCCGGTCTCGACACCCGCATGCTGACGCGCGTGCTGCGCGACAAGGGTGCGCAGAACGGCGCCATTCTGGCCGGTTCGGATGACGAAGCGAAGGCAATCGAACTCGCGCGTTCGTTCCCGGGTTTGTCGGGCATGGACCTCGCGAAGGTCGTGTCGACGAAGGAAACCTACGAATGGACCCAGACCGAATGGCGTCTGGGCACCGGCTACGGCACGCAGAACGCGCCGAAGTACCGCGTGGTCGCGTTCGATTACGGCGTGAAGTACAACATCCTGCGCATGCTGGCCGAGCGCGGCTGCCACGTCACCGTGCTGCCGGCAGAAGCCTCCGCGGCCGATGCGCTGGCGCTCAACCCGGACGGCATCTTCCTGTCGAACGGCCCCGGCGATCCAGAGCCGTGCGATTACGCGATTCGCGCCACCAAAGAGCTGATCGAGCGCGGCATCCCGACCTTCGGCATCTGCCTTGGCCACCAGATCATGGGTCTCGCCGTCGGCGCTAAAACCATGAAGATGAAGACCGGCCACCACGGCGCGAATCATCCGGTGAAGGATCTGGACGACGGCCGCGTGGTCATCACGTCGCAGAACCATGGTTTTGCGGTCGATGCCGACACGCTGCCGGCCAACGCCAAGGTCACGCACATCTCGCTGTTCGACGGCACGTTGCAAGGCTTTGCGCTGACCGACAAGCCGGCGTTCTGCTTCCAGGGTCACCCGGAAGCATCGCCCGGTCCGCACGACATCGCCTATCTGTTCGACCGCTTCACCGCGTTGATGGACACGAAGAAAGCTGGCAAGACCGCAGCGGCATAA
- a CDS encoding MFS transporter, with translation MSSTQLRVFLLFSAGYFVSYVFRGVNLGFAPFITHDLGLSATDLGLLTSLYFLGFAGAQIPAGVLLDHFGARRVTAVTLLFAALGIWVFGAAHSVGMMMLGRLLIGVGVSVCLGAAFKALAQHFAAARLPLMNGLVMAIGGFGGVMVGSPLTWVLSFASWRTVCIGLGLLTVLVAVAQWTLVPDTKETHHQASLGVQFKGTLHILRSAAFWKIASFSVLTQGVFYAMQSLWVGAWLRDVQGFEPREAAALVSILGFAMMAGCVGFGAAARSLERRGVSLYVFCGIGMALFVVIQLLIMFSAPLPASLLWAAYGIFGGTGILSYAVMARHFPAQMIGRVNTTLTLIIFLLIFGFQIGVGAILSRWPASGGHYPVAAHLTAWGILVALQVLSAIWYVLPSRTRLQPMQVRAEQQV, from the coding sequence ATGTCGTCGACCCAGTTGCGCGTTTTTCTGCTGTTTTCCGCCGGCTACTTCGTTTCTTACGTGTTTCGTGGCGTCAATCTCGGCTTTGCGCCCTTCATTACGCACGATCTCGGCTTGTCAGCCACGGATCTCGGCTTGCTGACCAGTCTGTATTTCCTCGGCTTCGCGGGCGCGCAGATTCCGGCCGGCGTGTTGCTCGACCACTTCGGCGCGCGTCGGGTGACGGCGGTCACCTTGCTGTTTGCCGCGCTGGGCATCTGGGTGTTCGGCGCCGCGCACAGCGTCGGCATGATGATGCTTGGGCGCCTGTTGATCGGCGTTGGTGTGTCCGTGTGTCTCGGCGCCGCCTTCAAGGCGCTGGCGCAGCATTTCGCGGCGGCCCGGCTGCCGCTGATGAACGGGCTGGTCATGGCGATCGGCGGATTCGGCGGCGTGATGGTCGGCTCGCCGCTCACGTGGGTGCTGAGCTTCGCCAGTTGGCGTACGGTCTGCATCGGTCTGGGTTTGCTGACGGTGCTGGTGGCGGTAGCGCAGTGGACTCTGGTGCCGGATACGAAGGAAACCCACCATCAGGCGAGTCTCGGCGTCCAGTTCAAAGGCACTTTGCACATCCTGAGGAGCGCGGCATTCTGGAAAATCGCGTCGTTTTCGGTCCTTACGCAAGGTGTGTTCTACGCGATGCAGTCGCTGTGGGTAGGCGCCTGGTTGCGCGACGTGCAGGGCTTCGAGCCGCGTGAGGCTGCCGCGCTGGTGTCGATTCTCGGCTTCGCCATGATGGCCGGCTGCGTGGGCTTCGGCGCGGCGGCACGCAGCCTCGAACGGCGCGGCGTCTCGCTGTACGTGTTTTGCGGCATCGGCATGGCGCTGTTCGTCGTCATCCAGCTGCTGATCATGTTCAGCGCGCCGCTGCCTGCGAGCCTGCTGTGGGCGGCGTACGGAATCTTCGGCGGTACCGGGATTCTCAGTTATGCGGTCATGGCGCGGCATTTCCCGGCGCAGATGATCGGCCGGGTGAATACCACGCTGACGCTGATCATCTTTCTGCTGATTTTCGGCTTCCAGATCGGCGTCGGCGCCATACTGTCGCGCTGGCCTGCCAGTGGCGGACATTATCCGGTGGCCGCGCATCTAACCGCTTGGGGCATTCTGGTGGCGCTGCAAGTGTTGAGCGCGATCTGGTACGTTTTGCCCAGCCGCACGCGGCTTCAGCCGATGCAGGTGCGTGCCGAACAGCAGGTTTAA
- a CDS encoding transglycosylase SLT domain-containing protein, with amino-acid sequence MRFIFSALLVLALAACASQGPATNSATTATNPASQQAVADALRKTATAKETINVDQGSVDQLTSADADLWGRIRRGFQMPDLQTDLVDMQVNWYAQRPDYVQRMTERSQKYLYHIVEELEARHMPTELALLPFIESAYSPQALSVAKAAGMWQFMPGTGRTYNLKQNMWQDERRDVLASTSAALDYLSRLHDMFGDWQLALAAYNWGEGNVQRAIARNEAAGLPTDYLSLRMPNETRNYVPKLQAVKNIVMNPQMYGLTLPSIPNHPYFVTVTTSHDIDVDTAAKLANLSPDEFRSLNPSFRKPVILGATQPQILLPFDNASAFERNLKTYSGSLSSWTTYTVTERAAPAAIAQKIGVDADTLMEVNKIPAGMRLKPGSTIVVPRGSDDDEDISADVAESAVLAMEPDVPDTRKMLIRVRRNQSMAAIAVRYGVSIGQLKAWNRTHRDQVSRGQVIVLHVPVGKAMPSEPGPERIATDVQGGGVEKIGTRVADTKGDSRYDKKRGRGHSAVVKVSEPVGNASKPTTSGASKVKVTKVSASTSSKASKAAADSRQKTAANAKKGK; translated from the coding sequence ATGCGATTTATCTTTAGTGCGTTGTTGGTCCTGGCACTCGCCGCTTGCGCGAGTCAGGGACCGGCGACGAATAGCGCCACCACCGCAACAAACCCCGCCAGCCAGCAAGCCGTAGCCGACGCCCTCCGCAAGACAGCCACCGCCAAGGAGACGATCAACGTCGACCAGGGCTCGGTCGATCAACTGACGAGCGCAGACGCCGACCTTTGGGGTCGTATTCGCCGTGGTTTTCAAATGCCGGATCTGCAAACCGACCTCGTCGACATGCAGGTCAACTGGTATGCGCAGCGCCCGGACTACGTGCAGCGCATGACCGAGCGCTCGCAGAAATATCTGTACCACATCGTCGAAGAGCTCGAAGCGCGGCACATGCCGACCGAGCTCGCGTTGCTGCCGTTCATCGAATCGGCGTACAGCCCGCAGGCGTTGTCGGTGGCGAAGGCCGCCGGCATGTGGCAGTTCATGCCCGGCACGGGCCGCACGTACAACCTCAAGCAGAACATGTGGCAGGACGAGCGCCGCGACGTGCTGGCCTCGACCAGCGCCGCGCTCGACTATCTGTCGCGCCTGCATGACATGTTCGGCGACTGGCAGCTGGCGCTCGCCGCCTACAACTGGGGTGAGGGCAATGTGCAGCGCGCGATCGCGCGCAACGAGGCGGCGGGGCTGCCGACCGACTACCTCAGCCTGCGCATGCCGAACGAGACGCGCAACTATGTGCCCAAGCTGCAGGCGGTGAAGAACATCGTCATGAACCCGCAGATGTACGGGCTGACGCTGCCGTCGATTCCGAACCACCCGTATTTCGTCACGGTTACGACCTCGCATGACATCGACGTGGATACGGCGGCGAAACTCGCTAATCTCTCCCCGGACGAATTCCGCTCGCTGAACCCGTCGTTCAGAAAGCCGGTGATTCTCGGCGCCACCCAGCCGCAGATTCTGCTGCCGTTCGACAACGCGAGCGCGTTCGAGCGCAATCTGAAGACGTACTCCGGCTCGCTGTCGTCGTGGACCACGTACACGGTCACCGAGCGTGCTGCACCGGCGGCGATCGCGCAAAAGATCGGTGTCGACGCGGACACGCTGATGGAAGTGAACAAGATTCCGGCCGGCATGCGCCTGAAGCCGGGCTCGACGATCGTGGTGCCGCGTGGTTCGGACGACGACGAAGACATCAGCGCCGACGTCGCCGAAAGCGCGGTGCTGGCCATGGAGCCCGACGTCCCCGATACCCGCAAGATGCTGATCCGTGTGCGCCGCAATCAATCGATGGCCGCCATTGCGGTGCGTTACGGCGTGTCGATCGGCCAGTTGAAGGCGTGGAATCGCACGCATCGCGATCAGGTTTCGCGTGGTCAGGTGATCGTGCTGCACGTGCCGGTTGGTAAGGCAATGCCGAGCGAACCGGGTCCGGAGCGCATCGCGACTGACGTGCAGGGCGGCGGCGTCGAGAAGATCGGCACCCGCGTCGCAGACACGAAGGGCGATTCGCGCTACGATAAAAAAAGGGGCCGTGGCCATTCCGCCGTGGTGAAGGTGTCTGAGCCGGTCGGTAACGCCAGCAAGCCGACAACGTCTGGCGCCAGCAAGGTCAAGGTGACGAAGGTATCGGCTTCCACGTCCAGCAAGGCGTCGAAGGCTGCGGCAGATAGCCGCCAGAAGACCGCGGCCAACGCGAAGAAGGGAAAGTAG
- the gloB gene encoding hydroxyacylglutathione hydrolase, whose amino-acid sequence MNALEYVPVPAFEDNYIWVVSDGHHAVVVDPGEAAPVHAYLAKRGWRLSAILLTHHHQDHVGGVADLLNGQAVPVYGPAGEAIQHLTHRLENGDHVTIAAPALEFDVLDVPGHTSGHIAYFQVADPRGTPHVFCGDTLFACGCGRLFEGTPTQMLASLDSLAALPGATEVHCAHEYTLSNIRFALACEPGNAELQAWRDKASELRARHVPTLPTTIAHERAVNPFLRAGNPAVQASLQEQLHEKVPDRLAAFTLMREWKNRFR is encoded by the coding sequence ATGAATGCGCTCGAGTACGTACCGGTCCCGGCGTTTGAAGACAATTACATCTGGGTCGTTTCCGACGGGCATCACGCGGTGGTCGTCGATCCGGGTGAGGCCGCTCCCGTACACGCCTATCTGGCGAAACGGGGTTGGCGGCTGAGCGCTATTTTACTCACGCACCATCACCAAGACCATGTCGGTGGGGTGGCCGATCTGCTGAACGGCCAGGCCGTTCCCGTGTACGGCCCCGCCGGCGAAGCGATCCAGCACCTCACGCATCGTCTCGAAAACGGTGATCACGTGACGATTGCGGCGCCCGCACTCGAATTCGATGTACTCGACGTACCCGGTCACACGAGCGGCCATATCGCCTATTTTCAGGTGGCCGACCCGCGCGGCACGCCGCACGTGTTTTGTGGCGACACGCTGTTTGCATGCGGCTGCGGCCGCTTGTTCGAAGGCACGCCCACGCAGATGCTGGCGTCGCTGGATTCGCTTGCCGCGCTCCCTGGTGCGACCGAGGTGCACTGCGCACACGAGTACACGTTGTCGAACATCCGCTTCGCGCTCGCCTGCGAGCCGGGCAACGCTGAACTGCAAGCCTGGCGTGACAAGGCGAGCGAATTGCGCGCGCGCCATGTGCCGACGTTGCCTACCACCATCGCCCACGAACGTGCCGTGAACCCATTTTTGCGCGCCGGCAATCCGGCAGTTCAAGCAAGCTTGCAAGAACAGTTGCACGAAAAAGTGCCTGATCGTTTGGCGGCATTTACGTTGATGCGCGAATGGAAAAACCGCTTCCGTTGA
- a CDS encoding class I SAM-dependent methyltransferase, producing MTDRAIIDWPAWTNSPPGRYVLEWEQTQLDRVVSDVFGYHALQLGLPQLDALRENRMPCRGLVLDAASGASAPYTFPRGPGRAGNGVGNGLGSGAVQGLPAGLPAPAGRSAVWCDLLDLPFEAQSVDLIVMPHTLEFTSDPHRLLREAERVLMPEGQLIILGFNSLSLWGARQSVGKMTGRPFVPAAVDLIAFTRLKDWIKLLGFDLERGRFGCYRPPLGSDQWLSRYGFMEAAGDRWWPIFGATYMIKAIKRVRGMRLVGPLKVKKPVLAAGLAPAATPNTRNHTQ from the coding sequence ATGACTGATCGAGCAATTATAGACTGGCCTGCCTGGACCAATTCGCCGCCGGGGCGCTACGTGCTCGAGTGGGAACAGACCCAGCTCGATCGCGTGGTGTCCGACGTGTTCGGTTACCATGCGCTGCAACTCGGCCTGCCGCAGCTCGACGCCTTGCGCGAAAACCGCATGCCGTGCCGCGGACTTGTGCTCGACGCAGCGAGCGGCGCGAGCGCGCCCTACACTTTTCCGCGCGGGCCGGGGCGTGCCGGAAATGGCGTGGGGAATGGTTTGGGCAGTGGCGCCGTGCAAGGTCTGCCCGCGGGTTTGCCTGCGCCGGCCGGGCGTAGCGCTGTCTGGTGCGACCTGCTCGACCTGCCGTTCGAAGCGCAAAGCGTCGACCTGATCGTGATGCCGCATACGCTGGAATTCACGAGCGACCCGCACCGGCTGCTGCGCGAAGCCGAGCGCGTGCTGATGCCCGAAGGCCAACTGATCATTCTCGGCTTCAATTCGCTGTCGCTGTGGGGCGCGCGCCAATCGGTCGGCAAGATGACCGGGCGACCGTTCGTGCCCGCGGCAGTCGACCTGATCGCCTTCACGCGTTTGAAAGACTGGATCAAACTGTTGGGTTTCGACCTTGAACGCGGGCGCTTCGGCTGCTATCGTCCGCCGCTCGGCAGCGATCAATGGCTGTCCCGCTATGGTTTCATGGAAGCCGCCGGCGACCGCTGGTGGCCGATTTTCGGCGCCACCTACATGATCAAGGCGATCAAGCGCGTGCGCGGCATGCGCCTCGTCGGCCCGCTGAAAGTGAAGAAACCTGTCCTCGCCGCGGGCCTCGCGCCCGCCGCCACCCCGAACACACGCAACCACACTCAATGA
- the rnhA gene encoding ribonuclease HI, whose product MTSDLIDIYTDGACKGNPGPGGWGALLRFGDQEKELFGGEPNTTNNRMELMGVIAALEALKRPCKAVVHTDSQYVQKGISEWIHGWKKKGWITAAKQPVKNADLWKRLDALVAQHDIEWRWVRGHNGHPENERADQLANRGVASLAAM is encoded by the coding sequence ATGACTTCCGACCTCATCGATATTTATACCGACGGCGCCTGCAAGGGCAACCCCGGCCCCGGCGGCTGGGGCGCGCTGCTGCGCTTTGGCGACCAGGAAAAAGAACTGTTCGGCGGCGAACCCAACACCACCAACAACCGCATGGAACTGATGGGCGTGATCGCCGCGCTCGAGGCGCTCAAACGCCCCTGCAAGGCCGTCGTGCACACCGATTCGCAGTACGTGCAGAAAGGCATCAGCGAATGGATTCACGGCTGGAAGAAAAAAGGCTGGATCACCGCCGCGAAGCAGCCGGTGAAGAACGCCGATCTCTGGAAGCGGCTCGATGCGCTCGTCGCGCAGCACGACATCGAATGGCGCTGGGTGCGCGGTCACAATGGCCACCCGGAAAACGAACGCGCGGATCAACTGGCCAATCGCGGCGTCGCGTCACTCGCAGCAATGTGA
- the dnaQ gene encoding DNA polymerase III subunit epsilon produces MRQLILDTETTGLNARTGDRILELGCVEMVNRRLTGNNLHFYINPERDSDPGALAVHGLTTEFLSDKPKFAEIADQIRDFIQDADLIIHNAPFDIGFLDAEFALLGLPPVKTCCGEIIDTLARAKQMFPGKRNSLDALCDRFGISNAHRTLHGALLDSELLAEVYLAMTRGQESLVIDMLGDSHGDGDAHAPRIAIDSLNLVVIAASDDEVAEHQAVLDGLDKAVKGTSVWRLDPSPAADEQTA; encoded by the coding sequence ATGCGTCAACTCATCCTCGATACCGAGACCACCGGCCTGAATGCGCGAACCGGCGACCGGATCCTTGAACTCGGTTGCGTCGAAATGGTGAACCGCCGGCTCACTGGCAACAACCTGCATTTCTACATCAACCCGGAACGCGACAGCGATCCGGGTGCACTGGCCGTTCACGGGCTGACCACCGAGTTCCTGAGCGACAAACCGAAGTTCGCGGAGATTGCCGATCAGATTCGCGACTTCATTCAGGACGCGGACCTGATCATTCACAACGCGCCGTTCGACATCGGCTTTCTCGATGCCGAATTTGCGCTGCTGGGTTTGCCGCCGGTGAAAACCTGCTGCGGCGAGATCATCGATACCTTGGCGCGCGCCAAGCAGATGTTCCCAGGCAAGCGCAATTCGCTCGACGCGCTGTGCGACCGCTTCGGCATCAGCAACGCGCACCGCACCTTGCACGGCGCACTGCTCGACTCGGAACTGCTCGCCGAGGTGTATCTGGCGATGACGCGCGGCCAGGAAAGCCTGGTCATCGACATGCTCGGCGATTCGCACGGTGACGGCGACGCGCACGCACCGCGCATCGCGATCGACTCGCTGAATCTGGTCGTGATCGCCGCGAGCGACGACGAGGTCGCCGAACATCAGGCCGTGCTCGACGGTCTCGACAAAGCGGTCAAAGGCACCAGCGTGTGGCGTCTTGATCCCTCGCCAGCCGCGGATGAGCAAACCGCTTAA
- a CDS encoding ABC transporter ATP-binding protein: MTRKKLDFRGQAFKNVLGFTFLHWAKQPWRVFVITALVLLSALADVLTPMFAGRLVDAIASGSAGDAVAWHAAITAFCVLGVLGLGATLLRQGVFFNIIRLTLRMMSEIAANAFHRVQRFSTDWHANSFAGSTVRKITRGMWALDLLNDTLLIALFPSLVMLIGATVLLGWRWPMMGAVVGIGSVLYIAVTVAMSLGFVAPAARLANAWDTRMGGALADAVSCNGVVKAFGAEEREEVLLERVIVKWRHRTRRTWMRGTINGGVQGGMLVAIQAAILGAALLLWVRGEAGVGDITFALTMFFMLQGYLRDVGMHIRNLQRSVNDMEELVSLESQPLGIEDRPGAAPIAIGKGEIRFEHVTFHYGAKATPLYDNFSVRIAPGERVGLVGHSGSGKTTFIKLIQRLYDISEGRITIDGQDIARVRQASLRSQIAIVQQEPVLFHRSLAENIAYARPGANRAEIERAARLASAHDFIARLPHGYDTLVGERGIKLSGGERQRVAIARAFLADAPILILDEATSSLDSESEVLIQHAMERLMMGRTTLVVAHRLSTVRALDRLLVLDKGKVIEEGNHEALIRRENGLYRRLFERQALELIKGLGDSEVTHKTDGAKANRLDDSSLLVEK, from the coding sequence ATGACCAGAAAAAAACTCGACTTTCGTGGACAGGCCTTCAAGAACGTCCTCGGCTTCACCTTCCTTCACTGGGCCAAACAGCCTTGGCGCGTCTTCGTCATTACGGCGCTGGTGCTGCTCTCGGCATTGGCCGACGTACTCACGCCGATGTTCGCCGGACGACTCGTCGACGCTATCGCATCCGGCTCCGCCGGCGACGCCGTCGCGTGGCACGCTGCGATCACGGCCTTCTGCGTACTGGGCGTGCTCGGACTCGGCGCCACGCTGCTTCGCCAGGGCGTGTTCTTCAACATCATCCGGCTAACGCTTCGGATGATGAGCGAGATCGCCGCGAACGCGTTTCATCGCGTGCAACGCTTTTCGACGGACTGGCACGCCAACAGCTTCGCGGGCTCCACGGTGCGCAAGATCACGCGCGGCATGTGGGCGCTCGATCTGCTCAACGACACGCTGCTGATCGCGCTGTTCCCGTCGCTGGTCATGCTGATCGGCGCAACGGTGCTGCTCGGCTGGCGCTGGCCGATGATGGGTGCAGTCGTCGGCATCGGTTCGGTGTTGTATATCGCAGTGACCGTGGCCATGTCGCTCGGCTTCGTTGCGCCCGCCGCGCGCCTCGCTAACGCATGGGACACGCGCATGGGCGGCGCCCTCGCCGACGCAGTCAGCTGCAATGGCGTGGTGAAAGCGTTCGGCGCCGAAGAGCGTGAAGAAGTCCTGCTCGAGCGTGTGATCGTCAAGTGGCGCCATCGCACGCGCCGCACGTGGATGCGCGGCACGATCAACGGCGGCGTGCAAGGCGGCATGCTGGTGGCAATCCAGGCCGCCATTCTCGGCGCGGCATTGCTGTTGTGGGTGCGCGGCGAAGCGGGCGTCGGCGACATCACGTTCGCGCTGACGATGTTCTTCATGCTGCAAGGCTATCTGCGCGATGTGGGCATGCACATTCGCAACCTGCAGCGCTCGGTCAACGACATGGAAGAACTGGTGTCGCTGGAGAGTCAGCCGCTGGGCATCGAAGATCGGCCAGGCGCGGCCCCGATCGCGATCGGCAAAGGCGAAATTCGCTTCGAGCACGTCACCTTCCACTACGGCGCGAAAGCCACGCCGCTCTATGACAACTTCTCCGTGCGCATCGCGCCGGGAGAACGCGTCGGGCTTGTCGGGCATTCGGGTTCCGGGAAAACGACCTTCATCAAGCTGATCCAGCGGCTGTACGACATTTCGGAAGGCCGGATCACGATCGACGGTCAGGACATCGCCCGTGTGCGGCAGGCGTCGTTGCGCAGCCAGATCGCGATCGTTCAGCAGGAGCCGGTGCTGTTTCACCGCTCGCTCGCGGAGAACATCGCCTATGCGCGGCCTGGTGCGAACCGAGCCGAGATCGAACGCGCCGCGAGGCTCGCCAGTGCGCACGACTTTATCGCGAGGCTGCCCCACGGTTATGACACGCTGGTGGGCGAACGCGGCATCAAGCTCTCGGGAGGCGAACGTCAGCGCGTAGCGATTGCGCGGGCGTTTCTCGCGGACGCGCCGATCCTGATTCTGGACGAAGCGACCTCGAGCCTCGATAGCGAAAGCGAGGTGCTGATCCAGCACGCCATGGAGCGGCTGATGATGGGCCGCACGACGCTGGTGGTGGCGCACCGTCTTTCCACCGTGCGAGCGCTGGACAGGCTGCTGGTGCTGGACAAGGGCAAGGTCATCGAGGAAGGCAATCACGAAGCGTTGATCAGACGCGAGAACGGCCTGTACCGGAGACTGTTCGAACGCCAGGCGCTAGAGTTGATCAAGGGCTTGGGCGATTCGGAAGTCACGCACAAGACCGACGGCGCGAAGGCGAATCGGCTCGATGATTCGAGCTTGCTGGTCGAGAAGTAA
- a CDS encoding DUF2214 family protein produces the protein MLVRWLLAALHLLAYGFALASILRRTWSLRRASVPAALRSVFRSDTRWGISALVLIVTGLIRAFGGFEKGADYYLHEPLFHVKMTLLVLILILEVPTMLGLMRWRASIRNGAPPDLRKARRYARFSVIQTVLLVLMVFAATGMARGVGLPAGVV, from the coding sequence ATGCTGGTTCGCTGGTTGCTTGCCGCCCTTCATCTGCTCGCTTATGGCTTTGCGCTCGCGTCGATTCTCCGGCGCACGTGGTCACTGCGGCGAGCCAGCGTGCCCGCTGCATTGCGATCCGTATTCCGCTCCGACACGCGGTGGGGCATTTCAGCGCTGGTGCTGATCGTCACCGGTCTGATACGCGCCTTCGGTGGTTTCGAAAAGGGCGCCGACTACTACCTCCATGAGCCGCTCTTTCACGTCAAGATGACGCTGCTCGTGCTGATACTCATCCTCGAAGTCCCGACGATGCTCGGCCTGATGCGCTGGCGCGCCAGTATCAGAAACGGCGCACCGCCTGATTTGCGAAAAGCGCGTAGGTATGCACGTTTCAGCGTGATCCAGACCGTGCTGCTGGTATTGATGGTGTTCGCGGCTACCGGCATGGCGCGCGGTGTCGGGCTGCCTGCGGGCGTGGTTTAG
- a CDS encoding glycosyltransferase family 4 protein — translation MRIAQIAPLHEAVPPKLYGGTERVVSYLTEALVEQGHDVTLFASGDSQTSAKLEAFWPQALRLDPTIRDVMAPHMLLLEEVRRRADEFDVLHFHIDYYPFSLFARQPVPFLTTLHGRLDLPELQPIFNTFSDVPVVSISDNQRIPLQQAGWLQTVYHGLPENVLTPIKDVEPGYLAFLGRVSPEKGLDRAIRIAGQAGMKLKVAAKIDKADRAYYEEVIKPLMALPHVEYIGEIGEAEKREFLGNAHALVFPIDWPEPFGLVMIEAMACGTPVIAFNRGSVPEVIENGVSGFVVEDEISAVAAVKRLHTLPRAKVRAAFESRFSSKVMAQNYVATYEELLRQKHRTVLREVNAG, via the coding sequence ATGCGAATCGCTCAAATCGCTCCCTTGCACGAGGCGGTTCCTCCCAAGCTTTACGGCGGGACGGAACGCGTGGTGTCCTACCTGACCGAAGCGCTGGTTGAACAGGGCCATGACGTCACGCTTTTCGCAAGCGGCGATTCGCAAACCTCGGCGAAGCTCGAAGCCTTCTGGCCGCAGGCGCTGCGCCTCGACCCGACCATTCGCGACGTGATGGCGCCGCATATGCTTCTGCTCGAAGAAGTGCGCCGCCGCGCGGACGAATTCGACGTGCTGCATTTCCACATCGATTACTACCCGTTTTCGCTGTTCGCCCGCCAGCCGGTGCCGTTCCTGACCACGCTGCACGGCCGTCTGGATCTGCCGGAACTGCAACCGATCTTCAACACGTTCAGCGACGTGCCGGTGGTGTCGATTTCGGACAACCAGCGCATCCCGCTGCAACAGGCGGGCTGGCTGCAAACCGTTTATCACGGCCTGCCGGAAAACGTGCTCACGCCGATCAAGGACGTCGAGCCGGGCTACCTCGCATTCCTTGGCCGCGTCTCGCCGGAGAAGGGTCTCGACCGTGCGATCCGCATCGCCGGCCAGGCGGGCATGAAGCTCAAGGTCGCCGCCAAGATCGACAAGGCCGATCGTGCCTATTACGAAGAAGTGATCAAGCCGCTGATGGCGCTCCCGCACGTTGAATACATTGGCGAAATCGGCGAAGCCGAAAAGCGTGAGTTCCTCGGCAACGCGCATGCACTGGTGTTCCCGATCGACTGGCCGGAGCCCTTCGGTCTGGTGATGATCGAAGCCATGGCTTGCGGCACGCCGGTGATCGCGTTCAATCGCGGCTCGGTGCCGGAAGTGATCGAAAACGGCGTGTCGGGTTTTGTCGTCGAAGACGAAATCAGCGCGGTTGCCGCTGTGAAGCGCCTGCACACGCTGCCGCGCGCCAAGGTGCGTGCGGCCTTCGAATCGCGCTTCTCGTCGAAGGTGATGGCGCAAAACTACGTCGCTACCTACGAAGAGCTGCTGCGTCAGAAGCATCGTACGGTGCTGCGCGAAGTCAACGCCGGCTAA